The genomic window GGATTCTGCCAGCGGCTGCTCGAGGCCCTGGAGGTGGCCGGAATCCAGGCCACCCTCCGCAACATCTGGGATGACCCGGAGGCGGCCACCTTTGTGCGATCCGTCAACGACGGTGCCGAGACGGTGCCGACCGTGGTGGTGGACGGCATCGTCTACACCAACCCGCCACCCGACCAGCTGGTGATCCATTTGCAACAGGCCTAGCCCGGTTTCGCTGGCGGACCGGCCCTCGTTGCGCGACCATCGGTGGTCTGGACGGGACCGGGGAACCTCCTCGACGATGAGGTGGCAGCCCGACCGGAGAACCAAGGGGGATTGGTGATGGAGGTCTCCGTAACGGTCAACGGAACGACGCGTTCCGCTGACGTCGAGCCGCGGACCCTGCTGGCGCACTTCCTGCGCGACGAGCTGGGCCTGACCGGTACCAACATCGGCTGCGACACCAGCTCGTGCGGGGCCTGCACCGTGCTGGTGGACGGCCGATCGGCCAAATCGTGCACCCTGCTGACCGCCCAGGTGGACGGCGCGGAGGTCACCACCATCGAGGGCCTGGCCGGAGCTGACGGCCTGCACCCCATGCAGCAGGCCTTCCACGAGTGCCATGCGCTGCAGTGCGGCTACTGCACCCCTGGGATGGTCATGGCCGCCGTCTC from Acidimicrobiales bacterium includes these protein-coding regions:
- a CDS encoding NrdH-redoxin; the encoded protein is MTEPVDEGLVIYWRPLCGFCQRLLEALEVAGIQATLRNIWDDPEAATFVRSVNDGAETVPTVVVDGIVYTNPPPDQLVIHLQQA
- a CDS encoding (2Fe-2S)-binding protein; translation: MEVSVTVNGTTRSADVEPRTLLAHFLRDELGLTGTNIGCDTSSCGACTVLVDGRSAKSCTLLTAQVDGAEVTTIEGLAGADGLHPMQQAFHECHALQCGYCTPGMVMAAVSLVDEYENLDAAGVRVGLEGNLCRCTGYQNIVKAVLAASE